Genomic window (Xenopus laevis strain J_2021 chromosome 3S, Xenopus_laevis_v10.1, whole genome shotgun sequence):
CATTGTATAGACATTACAAAAGTGTAGAGGTACTTGACTCTTCAAAAGAAAATTAAGGAGAGTAGTAATGATATTTGTTTTACAGGGTCTACACTACACAGCATTTCGGGACATAAGAGAGCTGGAAGAAGCAGAGTGTCTTCATTACATCAAGATAAAAATGACCATGTGTCAACAAAACCTTTGAAGATTTCATCTGAATCCACTGACAGCACCCTAGAAACACTGAATCCAGAGACAAAAAAGCATAGGAAAGGCCAGAAGTCTTGTAGGTGCTCACAGGACAACCTAGACACAAGTCTTCATAACagtgtaaataatataaataatgaaacagaGACACAATTGTCATATAAAAGTGATAAGAGATACTTGGCAAATGAAGGTAATAAAACCTCTCTGCCTCATGAAGAGTCAAATAGATCAATAGATTTTTCACCAGTGGCTTCTGGTGTGAGCTCCTTCTACTCTCTTGAGAACTCAGAAGAAAGCCTTGCCCTTACTCCTACAGAATCATCTAAAATTTCAGGAAAAATGTCCAGTCTAAGTATAAGAGTAGAGCAAACAGATGGTAGAACACACTCCACATTACAAGAAGAAAATAGGTGCTCTGAAAAGTCAACGCAAAGTTTGCAAGGGACTAATTCATCATCACAAAAGACTAATAGAAGTACAAATGTTTCATCACAAGGATCTAACAAAAGTCAAGATTTGTCTATACAAGGGAGGAATAAGAGTCCAATAATATCTTCACAAATGAGCAATAGCAGATCACATTCCTCGTGGGTAGGAAGTTATAGAAACAGCGATGGCTCAGTTcatgaaatatataaaagtacagacCCTTCATTGACAACTTCAAGTAGAGGATCATCTGCTTCCTCAAGATATTCAAGAAGCATCATCAGTTATTCAGATGAAGAGACAACAAATTACAACCCAGCAGAGATTTAAATATATGTAGAAATAGATGCACCTCAGTTTAAATCATGTAACATTGTATGCAGTGACCAAAAAGTACCGTTGTGACCGAAAATACTACACATTTTTTACACACAAATTGAACTACAGCAAAATACTTTTGAAGTTGTCAAAACCAGGTTTTCACAATTTCTTGTTTCACTAATAAGATTACAGAACTTTATTATTCCATTCAGAAAATAACACCTGCTTTCaggtctgaaaaaaatgtaactgacaAAATtattgatattctaattttaacATTTGGTAGTATTTGGTGGTATGCCCTTTATAAGAATAACTGCCTTTTTATATCACTTAATGCACTTTCTTCATATCTTTATTGCAGACCAGTTCTCCCATATTTGAAGAAAGCCTTTTTCCAACTGTAGTTTTCAGATGTCTCCACAAGTATTCAATGGGATTTAGAAAAGTCCATCATTTTGTCTTTACTTATTCCTGGGTGCTTTCTGAAATGTTCTTCGGTTTATTGTCCTCCTGGAAGACCTATCATCTATGATGGAGACCCAGCATTTTGACAGTAATGGAATGTCTTGGTTATTCCCTCATCTCATGATGCCATAACACATCCTCAAGGCATCCAGTTCCAGGGACAATAAAAGTAACCCCAAAACATCAGCAAACCTACTCCATGTTTGACTGTAGTGATGGTGTACTTTTCTTTGAAGGCTTCATTTTCCCTAGTAAATGAAGAGATGTTGTGATTGTTGTCTACTCTGCCCTTGGGACATTCTCTCAGAAGGATTTTAGCTCGTTTCGGTTATTTGACTAACTAGAGTTAGGCTTTCTTGTTGCCCTCTGTCAGCAGTGGGGTCTTTCTGGGTGTAttaatataaaaacttttttttgaggtgGTGATGATTGGTGTGCTGAAACTGTTTTACCTTGTTTATGAAGGTTAGCTTGAATCGTTCTGGTAGTTAATTTGCCTCAACCGTTAACATTTGGTTATTGCTTTGTGTCTTGTGCAGCTACATAGGGTTTATTTGTTTTAATCCAGTACAGTAACTCTTTTAGCCACGATACATTATTTGGggttactatatacagtatatatatgtgtgtgtgtgtgtgtgtgtgtgtatgtatagtttctaagttgttttatttttgcaaataaaaaatatataaaaattaaacagcttttttgttttgcagtgtattctGCTTTACCATGAGTAGCAAAGGAAACCATGCCAACCTCACTTACCAAGTACAAGCCTATCTTTACCTGGGGGAAAAAGGAATGCTTTGTTCATATGATTATGCCGTACCCTGACACATACTCACTGGTTATAAAACAATTTTAGACATGTATCACCCTCTTATAGCACTTGTTAACAGTATGAGATGTTAACTTGTTTGCTTTCTGTTATACTACTCAACTGCATTAGAAGCTTTGCTACAGGTAGAGAGCATCAGGCTGAACAttctagatcaggggtcagcaaccattactatcaaaagagccattttgccccctcttccactaaagaaaaatactctggagccgcaaaacagaacacagcttataaacttttaaaagttttaaccttttttttaattttaactgttacaaaaatagaatacaacaaacaaaagtgcagtgtgtatgcataggcctactttgaaataaattaaacaccgaatagccctattaaatgctaatgttctcatctgtttaaaggcgagggctatagacgtcattaaaatatgcgtcacatccgtgtctatagccctcgcacctgctgcagctgaaattctggaggcttctctcttgtcttgTGTGTACGACCGCGGTAAGTACCATGACTCATGTTGCTGCAGCTTGGTCTTCCCTGtcacgtctatacagccctcataCCTGCTGGAGGCTttctgagtgtgcgaccgcggtaagctaaccattaTTTTAGCGCGATTGCACACTCAATACAAaattatagtgaataatgtataacCCTATGTAAAATTCTATCCCCTGTtgtaggagttccatgaccatataaggcACAAAGCTGAAGTCTTTGAGGTGATttcttatattcatattttgcAATGGAGGCCATACAtgcacacaagtttcagtgagtcctgTGACACACATTACATCACGTAGCACCAATTATAattgatgatatcactaagcactgtttatatataatatacataatttacagtgtactaaaggataagtaaacctcaaaaataagtgaatgtaaaaattgttgagagtgctattctaagccccttttgtcatttacattcttttttttttccaagattgAAGGATACATGTGAATGGATTTTGtcacaacagtgccacctgctggtcagtttccgactgTTATGACTACCaagtagttaaaggaaaactataccccccaaacaatgtagttctctataaaaagatattgcataaaacagctcatatgtaaaaccctgcttcatgtaaagaaaccattttcataataatattcttttctagtagtatgtgccattgggtaatcataaatagaaaattgccattttaaaaaataagggccgccccctgggatcgtaggattcactgtactcacaaacataccaacaaaccatacatgttaggtcacatgagccaattaacagacagagttgtgtctttcgcttccacacttcttcctgttacagttagagttgaagtatttctggtcaggtgatctctgaggccacacagatagagtcacgaaatggtggctcaaggcaagagatgtaaaaaggcaatatttacttaaatatatattccagtttggtaagattctttaatatgccacttaatatgatattaactatctgttgcttaagtgttcattttggggatatagttttcctttaaggaagttgttaggagaaagaaagaggctgctctgatgttcttctggttaggaaagatttgagataggtttctatttttttcctatgcggaagaacatcagagcagcctctttcttacaacttccttgactacttggtggtcagaatggtcggaaactgaccagcaggtggcggtgttgtaacaaaattgattcacattaacaatacatgtatcctttaatatcttggggaTGAacttacagagagagagagagagagagattacacctaggggcagattcatcaaaggtcgaagtgaaggttcgaagttaaatactttgaatttcaaagtaatttttgggtacttcgaccatcgaatagtccaacatcgattcgaagttgaaaaaaatgaatatcgaaatttatcatgtcttcaacttcgaccattcgccacctaaaagttgccgaactgctgttttagcctatggttgACCTCCTAGAACCAGTATAGaagcaattgggggagtttgggagatcgaaggtcgaagttgaaaaaaatcaaaggcgctattccttcgatcgtacgattcaaagtaggccgaatacggaccacttctacccccaaaaaactttgacctcatttcggttggtctttttgaattcgagtttcgaagtttttttaattcgatacttgacccttgataaatatgcccttaaatgtGTGGCAAACAATATGGTACAGAACTAAGAGGGTTTaagtatagggatgtagcgaactgccgatttggtgttcgcgaacgccgttcgcgaacaccggcaaaaaatgcgaacgttcgcgaacagttcgcgaacttcgaacaccgctaaaatcgttcgattcgaacgatcgaaggattttaatcgttcgatcgaaggattttcattcgaatcgaacgatcgaagccattcgatcgaatgcttttcattggatccaatgcttacaatcgttcgaacgaatggaaatcgttcgatttttagcggtcgaaggaattcgaatggtcgaacgatcgaacgcgaactcaaactgcgaacgttcccaaacgttcgcgaacattcggcggacgcgaacggtcgaagttcgcgcgaacagttcgctacatccctatttaagtATGTATACATACAAGAGAAAGTGCAGACAAGCTGATATACTACTGCTAAAACCAGTCAGACTCACCTATCTCTCCTCAGGCTCCCACACCCCCTTATACTTTGGGTGTTATGGAGAGAGGGGGGGTTGCATTTTGTAGTCTTGGTGGTTCTGACCAGTGGTTAAAATATTCTGGGAAACTGTTGCAGACATTTTGGCAGTATTCAAAATTACGGAAACCCACACAACTTTCTCTTGGGGATGTTAAATTGTCATGTGAATCAGTTAGCCTACAGACTTTAATCACAACAATAAACTGGAAAATGTTCATCCTGCAAATGTTCATCCTTCTGCAGCACGGTGCAAAATAGGGGGCATGCATGGACATAAGCGGGCcttaaaatgaaaatgctttgagGCAGTTTTACTTCCAGGGTTGCCTTAGTGTATTACACCTACACACAACTGACTTAGACATATTGAATCACATTCTACAGCAGTTAATAACACAGTGTTGATCAGTGTGCCATAAGTGATGTCAATGACTCTCCAAAGTAAGCACACGAGCGTGTGGGCTCTTGCGCGTATGTGCAGAGAAGGGACGTTTGGGTCGGCTGTGTTGCCCAGGGCACCCAGCTGGCCTGCAAAGATGCTGGAGTTCTGTGGGAAAgtgctgcattttgggtaaaaaaaatttaaccagCTGTTTCTGTGCTTTGCAAATTGCACTTCCTTCAAGTaagtcttaaagagatactgacatcagaaaataaccttttttcttatctatcataacattgtctttgaatgctatttataattttgccatcaaAGTATTGtgaaggctgccatatttgtacagcagtagtccgttagcattagaaactctaactgacaggttaatgggacagtcaggttgacaaaacagtcaggtttaggaactctAAGTAACAATTATTAACAAAAGCAGAACTAccagtgaaaaacaatcaacacgacctataggtaacttttaatatagattaatattttgaaaagaaaatttttagtgtcagtactATTTTAAGGGCATAATGGGATAGTTTATGAGCTCCTATGCTAAGTGCAACAATGAATACAAAACAActctttttgcactttgtacactgcctaCTCGCCTTGCAGAATTGCTACAGGTGTCTGTACTCCATTTGAGAACACAGAGACGTCCAGCTGCACTCTGCATGCATCAGAGCAACATTTATAAGGGTTGTTAGGCACACACTTTTTCACCCAATAGCAAGTCAAGTAGTTGTTTATTGCCATTTGTACTAGGAGTACAAAGGAATTACTTGTGCAGCATagggcagtatatatatatatatatatatatatatatatatatatatatatatatatatatatatatatatacattttattttttacagtatgaTATAGAATTGCATAGTGCAGTAATAATAATAGAGTGCAATGCACAGTTGCTATGTATGGTAGAAAGTGCAGTGAATACATATAAGTGTTAGACTAATGAGTTCATGAGATTAGGTGGACTCATTTGCGGTTTATTCTCTACTGTCTGCTGGATTCATTTGCAGTTGGTCCTCTACTAACTATTGGACTTATTTTTGGTTAGTCTAACTGCTCTTAAAGAGAAGTTGTTAAATAGTCTCTTGCTTCTGGTTTTTATGCTTTTCGGCCTTCTGTGTCTGAGTGAGTAGTTGGGCTTGTGCCAGGTAGTTCATATCCCAAAGCACTCTGCATTTCTTCCCCTGGTTAGACCCTTTGTTATTTTTTCTCATAAGCAGTAAGTtcctaggtttgccaccttttctggaagaaaatagctatatttttgtggttttcccctataaataacattggcatcaagcaacagttttaccggccaggtggcaaccctaatagtgcCCCAAAGAGGCAAGACATGCAAGTAATAAGCTGGGGTGGCTTAATCAGGTGGAGTATAAAACAGCACAGAGATTGCCAGCAATCCCCAAAGTAAAACCACACTTACACAGTAATATACAGATACATAAAACCtgttaaagcggttgttcacctttgagttaacttttagtatgatgtagggagcgaTATTCTAAGGGCGGGACTACACAGCCGATGCGCAGCGGAAttggccgtgtagtcctgccctaagacaatttgcatttggttttcattttttattatttgttttttttttgttatttagctatttactcagcag
Coding sequences:
- the LOC121402034 gene encoding uncharacterized protein LOC121402034, translating into MVHSVNIGKTQMLNEETLGDFGSRSAASVAREKVPILDVRKNSGIQCVINENETSSNQSRSTLHSISGHKRAGRSRVSSLHQDKNDHVSTKPLKISSESTDSTLETLNPETKKHRKGQKSCRCSQDNLDTSLHNSVNNINNETETQLSYKSDKRYLANEGNKTSLPHEESNRSIDFSPVASGVSSFYSLENSEESLALTPTESSKISGKMSSLSIRVEQTDGRTHSTLQEENRCSEKSTQSLQGTNSSSQKTNRSTNVSSQGSNKSQDLSIQGRNKSPIISSQMSNSRSHSSWVGSYRNSDGSVHEIYKSTDPSLTTSSRGSSASSRYSRSIISYSDEETTNYNPAEI